From the Rhizomicrobium palustre genome, the window GCTGGTCACGCTTCTGGCTACGACGCCTTGCTGGGTCGGCCTCGCGCTGCAAGGCCACCTTGCGACGGATACGACCGCGCGCGATCTTCTCTTCACCGCGCTTCTGTTTCCCCTCGCCGAGGAAATCGTCTTTCGCGGCTTCGGCTTCATCTTCACCCGCAATCAGCTCGGTTGGAACATGACTGCTGCGGTGCTAGTCCAAGCCGTGGTGTTCGGCGCCATGCATTGGCTGGGTGCAGGCGGCGGCATGGGCATGGCGCTGCAAATCTTCATCATGACGGCGCTGGGCGGGGTGATCTTCGCCCTCCTCGACGCCATGGACGGCTACACGATCTGGAGCGGCCTCGTCTTCCACATTTCCTTGAACGCGGCCTGGAGCGTCTTTACCGCGCCCGACGCGATGGTGTTCGGCTGGCACGGCAATATCCTGCGCCTCGTCAGCGCGGCGCTCGCGCTCAGCCTGATCTACATCCTCCACCGCAAACGGGCGTAAGTTCTATTCGCCCCACACGGCCCAGGAGGCATAGCTTTGATGCGGGAAGCGGTGCAGCTTGAGCTTATTGGCGCCGATGACCTCTTGCAGCGCGGTCGTCTCGCCGGGAAAGGCCGGACAACTCAGCTCGTCGAACACCAAGAGTGAGCCTTTGGTCAGCCGCGGCAGCACTTTTTCCAGCGCATCGCGGGTGGGCTGATAGATATCCATGTCGAAAATCGCCATGGCGATCAACGCATGCGGATTTTGCTCCAGCCAAGCGCCAGCCGTCACCGACACATCGCCCTTCACCAGCTCATGCTTCTTCACATGCGGCACTGGCGAGAGGATTTCGTGCAGCGCCAGGATTTCCTCCAGCACCGTTTCATAGGACGGCATGGAGCGGTAATCGCCGACCTGAACAATGGCGCCATCTTTCGCATCCACACTCGGAAAGCCTTCGAAAGTATCGAATCCGATGATGCGGCGCGAGACGTTGAACGGCTCATACATGCCGCGCAGATTCATCAGAAGCGCCATGCTCGCGCCCCATTGCACGCCGAATTCGCAAATCACGCCCGGCACATCGATGATCTTCTGATAGAGCGTCTGGTAATAGATCACACGGCTCAAGGCCATGCGGTTCATCGCGACCAGGCTATGCACGCCCCAATTGGCGCCAAAACGCGGCATCAGATCCGAGGAGATATCGTAAAGCGCTCGCAACGCGGCACGCTCTTGCTCCGCACGGATGGTGATTTCGCCGTTATTCACGCGCTGCCCGATGGGAGATGGTGTATCGCTCATAGCGACTCCCTTACCGAATTGTCAGGTAATGCTGCACGTTCCCGCCGAGGGAGGCAACTCTCCTGCTCGTGGCATCAGGCTTTCGCGGCCTTGCCGAACAGCCCGCGCCAGTCAGCGGCTGCATAAACCACCCCCGCCATCGCGGAAAGATCGATGAGGCAAAGATAGCGGTAATCGCAGGCGATGGAGATCACAAAGAAGGTCGCCGTAAAGGCAGCACTCGCTGCGATTAATCCGCCAATCACCAGATCGCCATCGCGGCGGCGGCGCAGTACCAGCACCAGCACGCCAAGCCCTATCAGCGCGAATATCCCGTGCGAATAAAACCCGGCACTGACCATCGCATCACCGACATGCCAGAGCATGACATCGCGCGCGTTGATCCTTTCGTGCATGCCGAGGGCTTGCAAATCTTCCGGATCGCCGCGGTCGCCAACATGATAGGGATGACAAAGATCAACCCGCGGCGGTAGAAACACCCAACGGAAATAGAGCGCGCGTATTTGAAGATAGCGCAGCGGATAATGATAGATCAGCGACCGCCATTGCCGCGCCATCACCGGTTCGGGTGTCGCCTCCAGCACCTTCACAATGCGCGGCACTTCCAGCGTGTCATTCAGAAGCGGCGTCCAGCGCGCCACAGCTTCCGTGCGGATGAGCCAGGCAAGCTTTGGTGCCTCTTTTTCGAGTACTGTTAGCGGCATGTCGAGGTCGGCATAGACCATACCGGTGATGTCGTAGAGTTCCAGAACCTTGAACTGCTCTGCCTTGGCCGGATAATCGTCCGCGCGGGTCTGAAGCGCAGCATTGCTGAGAAAGGCGATCACCGCCACGGCCGCAAAGAAGCTGCCGCCATAGCTAAGCCCCTTGCGCCAGTTGGAGCGGCGCCCTGCGATCAGCCCCAGCGTTGCCGCCGCGCAAGGCACCACCACCACGCCATTCTGCCGCGTTAAAACCGCGAGCGCGAGAAGCAGCGCCGAAGCGAGGAGCCAGCCCAAACGCAGCCCAGTGTGATGCCAGCGGCGCGCGGCGAGCCCAATGGCGACAAAGCCTGCAAGAACGGTGTCTGCGAAGAGGCAGTCCTTCCACACCGTGGCTTGGGACAGAAACGTCTGCGGCAGGAACAGGATCGCGCCCGCGGCCACAACGCCAGCCCAGGATGGCCGAGGTCGCAGCCAGAAAAGCGCCGCCAATGCGCCAAAGAGGATGAAATAGAGCCCGGCGAGATACCAGATTGCGGGTGGGCCGGGCAGCCAGTCGGAAAGCCCGAGCAAAAAGCTCATCACCGGCGGATGCCAATTGGAATAGCTCGCGGTGCGGCCCTCAACGAGCTGCACCAGCGAATCATATTCCAGCGAACCTGGGTAATTGAGGACGTAGATCGCGATTGCGCCGAAGCTGAGGACGGCCACTGCGGCGTGCCGCGGTGAAATCCATCCCCTGTTCATGCGGCCCCGCCCCCGTTGCCTCGGCGCTACTTGCCGAGATCGCGTCCGATGGCGAGGAACTTTTCGCGGCGCTGACGGCGCACTTCGTCGGCCGACATATGCGAAAGCTCGGCAAGGCCGCGGGCGATCTGCTCGCTCACCGCGCCAATGGCTTCTTCCGGCGCGCGATGGGCGCCGCCCATGGGTTCGGGGATGATGCCGTCGATGATGCCGAGGCTGACGAGATCCTGCGCGGTGATGCGAAGGCTCGCGGCTGCATCCTGGGCCTTGGCGGCATTGCGCCAGAGAATCGAGGCGCAGCCTTCCGGTGCGATCACCGAATAGACCGAGTTCTCCAGCATGTAGACTTTGTTCGCTGCCGCAATCGCAATGGCGCCGCCCGAACCGCCTTCACCGATGATGGTGGCGATCATGGGAACGCGCAAATTCAGGCAGGATTCGATGCTGCGCGCGATGGCTTCGGCTTGCCCGCGATCTTCCGCGGCAACGCCCGAAAACGCGCCCGAGGTATCGACCAGCGAAATCACCGGCAGGCCGAAACGATCTGCCATTTTGAAGACGCGCTGCACCTTGCGATAGCCTTCCGGCATCGCCATGCCGAAATTATGCTTGAGGCGCGATTTGGTGTCGTTGCCCTTTTCCTGGCCGACAACCGCGACGGCTTGGCCGCGGAAACGCGCAATCGCGGTGATGATCGCCGAGTCCTCGCCAAAGGCGCGGTCGCCCGCGAGCGGCGTGAACTCATCGAACATGCTTTTCACATAGTCGGTGAAATGAGGACGTGCGGGATGGCGGGCCACCTGGACCTTCTGCCAGGGCGTCAGCCGGGCATAGGTGTCTTTGACCAGGGCATCGGCCTTGGCCTGCAATCGCGCCACATCGGCGTCGATCTGCATCGTGGGGTCGGCGCTGGCCAGTTGCCGCAATTCGACAATCTTGCCTTCGAGTTCAGCGATGGGGCGTTCGAAATCCAAATAGGCGTGCATGCGTCACCATAAAGAGCGGCGGAAATTGGCAATCTCGCCGGGCCAAGTCAAATCCCCTTTGGGCGGCGGCTCGAAAGAGCTAAACCCCTTGGCTGCACAAGGATATTTCACGTTTTGGCGAGAAGGTCCAGGGCTAGTCGCGCAGGCTGGTAAATGGCGGACCGCGCCGGGCGGGCTAAAACTATCGTAATGCGCGCGGCTTGCGTGATCCTCCCAGACTGTTAGACCTGCAGCAGCGCTTGGGGGAAGAGATGAAACGCGGATTTGCTTTGATCGTCGCGGCGGCCATGGTCCTGGGCATTGTCGCGGGCTTTTTCGCCAACGAAAATCTTGCCCCCGATCAGATCAAACAACTCGCCTCCGGGTTGTCGATCATCACCGACCTGTTCCTCCGCCTGATCCGCATGATTATCGCGCCGCTGGTCTTCTCGACCCTGGTGGCGGGCATCGCCCATATGGAGGGCGCCGCCCAAATCGGCCGGGTGGGCCTTAAGACGCTGGTCTGGTTCATCGGCGCTTCGATTCTCTCTCTCGGCATGGGGCTGGTGCTGGTGCATGTGTTCCAGCCCGGCAGCGGCCTCAACCTCGCCCCGCCGGAAGGCAGCCTCGGAACCATCGCGACCGCCAGCTTCTCCTTGAAAGAGTTCCTCACCCATCTGGTGCCCGCCTCCATCGTCCAAGCAATGGCGTCCAACGAGATTTTGCAGATCGTGGTGTTCTCGCTGTTCATCGGCACGGCG encodes:
- a CDS encoding CPBP family intramembrane glutamic endopeptidase, with the protein product MRAKALIPAIIAILVLVAALELRDIFDFIGLKLPRIPMPYGRSTVDNLAAVLLVIVAALFLARKRRWALGKNLGLSTNGWRAPLVTLLATTPCWVGLALQGHLATDTTARDLLFTALLFPLAEEIVFRGFGFIFTRNQLGWNMTAAVLVQAVVFGAMHWLGAGGGMGMALQIFIMTALGGVIFALLDAMDGYTIWSGLVFHISLNAAWSVFTAPDAMVFGWHGNILRLVSAALALSLIYILHRKRA
- a CDS encoding TylF/MycF/NovP-related O-methyltransferase; this translates as MSDTPSPIGQRVNNGEITIRAEQERAALRALYDISSDLMPRFGANWGVHSLVAMNRMALSRVIYYQTLYQKIIDVPGVICEFGVQWGASMALLMNLRGMYEPFNVSRRIIGFDTFEGFPSVDAKDGAIVQVGDYRSMPSYETVLEEILALHEILSPVPHVKKHELVKGDVSVTAGAWLEQNPHALIAMAIFDMDIYQPTRDALEKVLPRLTKGSLLVFDELSCPAFPGETTALQEVIGANKLKLHRFPHQSYASWAVWGE
- a CDS encoding acetyl-CoA carboxylase carboxyltransferase subunit alpha, which produces MHAYLDFERPIAELEGKIVELRQLASADPTMQIDADVARLQAKADALVKDTYARLTPWQKVQVARHPARPHFTDYVKSMFDEFTPLAGDRAFGEDSAIITAIARFRGQAVAVVGQEKGNDTKSRLKHNFGMAMPEGYRKVQRVFKMADRFGLPVISLVDTSGAFSGVAAEDRGQAEAIARSIESCLNLRVPMIATIIGEGGSGGAIAIAAANKVYMLENSVYSVIAPEGCASILWRNAAKAQDAAASLRITAQDLVSLGIIDGIIPEPMGGAHRAPEEAIGAVSEQIARGLAELSHMSADEVRRQRREKFLAIGRDLGK